One part of the Amphiura filiformis chromosome 5, Afil_fr2py, whole genome shotgun sequence genome encodes these proteins:
- the LOC140153699 gene encoding transmembrane protein 87A-like gives MIVGFSYFTVCLIEGCLSVSNHSNAADVVAILVLIVNVGICLWILRLLRQSMNQLKIRKNITRLKTYKWLTGFVALGVFANFIFLMWSTSTHKWASCNTNSDTLWMDDAYWSISSCILLVAMMILVGPKQIKHYTPGQYRFSALVNDESEDYEEDEESQQPPTSNDAFDSVKLRSAVEKPQHDDTTMSANVASGIDGNLQPFTDAFLGTSNTKEEQEVLN, from the exons ATGATAGTTGGGTTTTCATACTTCACAGTGTGTCTAATAGAAGGCTGCCTAAGTGTTTCTAAT CACAGCAATGCGGCAGACGTGGTGGCGATACTTGTACTCATTGTCAATGTAGGAATCTGCCTTTGGATACTACGGTTATTGCGTCAATCAATGAACCAACTAAAAATTCGCAAGAATATTACTCGACTGAAAACCTACAAGTGGCTGACAGGCTTTGTAGCTTTAGGTGTCTTTGCCAATTTTATCTTCCTCATGTGGTCAACTAGTACACACAAATGGGCATCATGTAATACA aattccGACACATTATGGATGGATGATGCCTATTGgagtatttcaagttgtatattaCTAGTAGCAATGATGATATTAGTTGGACCCAAACAAATCAAACACTACACCCCAGGACAGTACAGGTTCTCTGCATTAGTGAATGATGAGTCAGAGGACTATGAGGAAGATGAGGAGAGTCAGCAACCACCAACATCCAATGATGCCTTTG ATTCTGTCAAATTGCGTTCAGCAGTTGAGAAGCCACAGCATGATGACACGACAATGTCTGCTAATGTTGCGAGTGGAATAGATGGGAATTTACAACCTTTTACTGATGC TTTTCTTGGAACATCTAATACCAAGGAGGAACAGGAGGTTCTCAATTGA